A genome region from Planktothrix serta PCC 8927 includes the following:
- a CDS encoding DUF5340 family protein — MEPIPLPAYVHDELLLQFLEQKTRFAVQRNSPQYEKIDQLIITPPEFKQLSIFDLLK; from the coding sequence ATGGAACCAATTCCTCTTCCCGCTTATGTTCATGATGAACTGCTCCTGCAATTTCTAGAACAAAAAACGAGGTTTGCAGTCCAACGTAACTCTCCTCAATACGAGAAGATTGATCAGTTGATTATTACCCCACCAGAATTTAAGCAGTTGTCAATTTTTGATCTACTTAAATAG